The Candidatus Koribacter versatilis Ellin345 genome has a segment encoding these proteins:
- a CDS encoding energy transducer TonB, whose translation MSTSALEKPTLPDPEVPPADSGYRLTMLDAENSYAVDRKSFYYSYAINMFTVLLVIWASHWTFTHKEVLQKQVSTLATDIGEYLPMPVGNKAMGGGGGGGDRDKLAAPKGAVPKIKTDIQITPPAVVVRNENPKLAVEPSVVAPPNIPVLKTGDLGDPLAKIMGAPSNGTGAGGGIGSGSGGGVGSGRGPGVGPGWGGGYGGGVYRVGNGVSAPVAVYDPEPDYSEEARKAKYQGVVVLAVVVGPDGRAHDPRVQRSLGMGLDEKAIEKIKEWKFEPAKKDGVPVAVMVSIEVSFHLY comes from the coding sequence ATGTCGACGTCCGCCCTGGAAAAACCGACTTTACCTGATCCTGAGGTTCCCCCAGCAGATTCGGGCTACCGCCTGACGATGCTGGACGCGGAAAACAGCTACGCCGTCGATCGCAAGTCCTTCTACTATTCGTACGCGATCAATATGTTCACGGTCCTCCTCGTCATCTGGGCGAGCCACTGGACCTTCACCCACAAAGAAGTCCTTCAGAAGCAGGTTTCGACCCTGGCTACCGACATCGGCGAGTATCTCCCGATGCCCGTCGGCAACAAGGCCATGGGCGGCGGTGGCGGCGGCGGCGATCGCGACAAACTCGCGGCCCCCAAGGGCGCAGTACCCAAGATCAAGACCGACATTCAAATCACGCCTCCTGCGGTCGTCGTCCGCAATGAAAACCCAAAGCTCGCCGTGGAACCATCCGTCGTGGCGCCGCCGAATATTCCGGTGCTGAAGACCGGTGATCTCGGCGATCCGCTCGCGAAAATCATGGGTGCCCCATCCAACGGAACCGGCGCTGGTGGCGGCATTGGCAGCGGTTCGGGTGGTGGCGTCGGATCGGGACGCGGACCGGGTGTGGGACCGGGGTGGGGTGGTGGCTACGGCGGCGGAGTTTATCGCGTGGGAAATGGCGTGAGCGCACCGGTCGCGGTTTATGACCCGGAGCCGGACTACTCCGAAGAAGCGCGCAAGGCGAAATATCAAGGCGTGGTGGTTCTCGCGGTTGTGGTTGGACCGGACGGAAGAGCGCATGACCCGCGGGTGCAACGCTCGCTGGGCATGGGTCTTGACGAGAAAGCCATTGAGAAAATCAAAGAGTGGAAGTTCGAACCGGCGAAGAAAGACGGCGTGCCGGTGGCGGTGATGGTCAGCATCGAAGTCAGTTTCCACCTCTACTAA
- a CDS encoding serine/threonine-protein kinase — protein sequence MEGLSIAHYQVLEEIGSGGMGVVYKAQDTRLGRFVALKFLPEEFANNPEVLARFRREAQASSALNDPNICTVHDIVDYEGRTFIVMEYLEGANVRERIKERGPFAIEEFFRIAISITEGLADAHRHGILHRDIKPANIFITDRGRVKILDFGLAKMGIQQLGTNTGDDDDATKTRGWAFGTVAYMSPEQALGKPLDQRSDIFSLGTVFFEMLAGITPFEGETTGTVFLAVVQNTPVIPVQEIPNTPAGLKRIVGKCLEKDREKRYQSMAELRDDLVRVQQDPEAEPVVAPDPHARVANKSGSFTLTLVVAMIAAVLIVAVLFLRYRSSSGLHSQDKIVIGDLANLTGDATFDRTLRPALVVSLAQSPFFKIATDREMTDTLKRMEKPPDTAYSRDVTREICIRNGGKAFLSGSIRQDRERYAVMLEGVGCSDSKVIATATTAAKDSNGVIAALGSAAEQLRKKMGESLPSLQQFDKALPDATTASLPALQALAAGALATRQTSSVAAIPYLQRAVELDPNFASAYFSLGSAYYNSRQQDLASAAMTKAFELRNRVTERERFQIEAAFYRNVTGELSKQIATCEQAIQSYPDDPVFYTFLGLAYLRSGNHQEAARSHEAARRLAPDKFYPYSNLMATYLYLSKWDEAKLAYDEARKRNLDNEAMRENRYLIAFFENDEGGMREQLDAVKGRANYEDRVVRLAADTESYHGRYKNAREMDRQARGAAGKDNAKDRVAEYLAVPAWREAEIGNRKDAIRLATEALTDTDDPHVEAIAAIALARAGDSAAAAAVADRLAKEHPLDTSIQSSNIPTIRGIIAYNQGKYEDVIATLPVSTLEIGSVFPSGTEATYIRGLAYLKLQKADEAALEFQKMIDHPAAVGNFVNLALAHLQLARAERMRGKTEEARRAYQDFLALWKDADADLAPFREAKAEYAAVSEPIPGKP from the coding sequence ATGGAAGGGCTCTCCATAGCGCATTACCAGGTCCTGGAAGAGATTGGGTCTGGTGGGATGGGCGTTGTCTACAAGGCGCAGGACACGCGGCTTGGACGTTTCGTCGCGCTGAAATTTCTTCCCGAAGAGTTTGCCAACAACCCTGAGGTGCTCGCCCGGTTCCGGCGGGAAGCGCAGGCTTCCTCGGCACTGAACGACCCGAACATCTGCACCGTCCACGACATTGTCGATTACGAAGGCCGCACCTTCATTGTGATGGAGTACCTGGAAGGGGCGAACGTCCGCGAACGGATCAAAGAGCGCGGCCCTTTCGCGATCGAAGAGTTCTTTCGGATCGCAATCTCAATTACCGAGGGGCTGGCAGACGCGCATCGACACGGCATTTTGCACCGTGACATTAAGCCCGCGAACATATTCATCACCGACCGTGGCCGGGTGAAGATTCTCGACTTTGGCCTGGCGAAGATGGGCATCCAGCAGCTCGGCACAAATACCGGCGATGACGATGACGCGACCAAGACGCGCGGGTGGGCTTTTGGAACGGTCGCCTACATGTCTCCGGAACAGGCGCTCGGCAAGCCGCTGGACCAACGCTCGGATATTTTTTCGCTGGGCACGGTTTTTTTCGAGATGCTCGCCGGTATAACGCCGTTCGAGGGCGAGACCACCGGCACCGTGTTCCTCGCGGTGGTGCAGAACACGCCCGTCATTCCGGTGCAGGAGATCCCCAATACTCCTGCCGGGCTGAAACGAATCGTTGGGAAGTGTCTCGAAAAAGACCGCGAAAAGCGCTACCAAAGCATGGCGGAGCTTCGCGACGACCTGGTTCGGGTGCAACAGGATCCGGAAGCAGAGCCTGTTGTGGCGCCGGATCCGCACGCCAGAGTTGCGAACAAATCCGGTAGTTTTACGCTGACGCTCGTCGTCGCGATGATTGCGGCCGTTCTGATCGTGGCGGTGCTCTTCCTGCGTTATCGGAGCAGCAGCGGGCTGCACTCGCAGGACAAGATCGTAATCGGCGACCTCGCGAACCTTACCGGCGACGCGACCTTCGATCGCACGCTGCGACCAGCATTAGTCGTGAGCCTGGCGCAATCGCCATTCTTCAAGATCGCAACGGATCGCGAAATGACGGACACCTTGAAGAGGATGGAGAAACCACCCGACACGGCGTATTCGCGCGACGTGACCCGCGAGATATGCATTCGGAATGGTGGCAAAGCGTTCCTCTCCGGCTCCATTCGCCAGGACAGAGAACGCTACGCAGTGATGCTGGAAGGCGTTGGCTGCAGCGACAGCAAAGTGATCGCCACTGCGACGACGGCGGCGAAGGACAGCAACGGAGTGATCGCTGCGCTGGGTAGTGCCGCGGAACAGCTTCGCAAGAAGATGGGTGAGTCGTTGCCATCGTTGCAACAGTTCGATAAGGCGCTGCCGGATGCGACGACAGCGTCGTTGCCGGCCCTGCAGGCATTGGCTGCGGGGGCGCTCGCAACCAGGCAAACCAGCAGCGTGGCTGCAATTCCCTACCTGCAGCGTGCGGTGGAACTGGACCCGAATTTTGCCAGTGCTTACTTCAGCCTGGGATCGGCGTACTACAACTCGCGACAACAGGATTTGGCGAGCGCGGCAATGACCAAGGCGTTCGAACTGCGCAATCGAGTGACGGAGCGCGAACGCTTCCAGATTGAAGCGGCTTTTTATCGCAATGTGACGGGTGAGCTTTCCAAACAGATTGCGACGTGCGAGCAGGCGATCCAATCGTATCCGGACGACCCTGTGTTTTACACCTTTCTCGGCCTTGCGTACCTGCGATCGGGCAATCACCAGGAGGCGGCACGCAGTCACGAGGCGGCGCGGCGTCTGGCTCCGGATAAGTTTTATCCGTACTCAAATTTGATGGCAACGTATTTGTACTTGAGCAAATGGGACGAGGCCAAACTGGCCTATGACGAGGCGCGTAAACGCAACCTGGACAACGAGGCGATGCGCGAGAACCGCTACCTGATTGCGTTCTTCGAGAACGATGAAGGCGGGATGCGCGAGCAACTGGATGCGGTAAAAGGGCGCGCGAATTACGAAGACCGCGTGGTGCGATTGGCGGCAGACACCGAGAGCTACCACGGGCGCTACAAGAACGCGCGGGAGATGGACCGTCAGGCGCGCGGAGCGGCGGGGAAAGATAACGCGAAAGACCGGGTGGCGGAATACCTGGCGGTGCCAGCGTGGCGTGAGGCCGAAATCGGAAACCGGAAAGATGCGATTCGCCTGGCGACGGAGGCGTTGACGGACACCGATGATCCGCACGTCGAGGCCATCGCGGCGATTGCGTTAGCGCGCGCCGGAGATTCAGCGGCGGCCGCGGCAGTAGCTGATCGCCTGGCGAAAGAGCATCCGCTCGATACGAGCATCCAAAGCTCCAACATTCCGACGATTCGCGGCATCATCGCGTACAACCAAGGCAAGTACGAGGACGTGATCGCCACGCTACCCGTCTCTACGCTGGAAATCGGTTCCGTCTTCCCGAGTGGAACTGAAGCGACCTACATTCGAGGGCTTGCGTATTTGAAGCTGCAGAAAGCGGACGAGGCCGCGCTGGAGTTTCAGAAGATGATTGATCATCCGGCCGCAGTGGGGAATTTCGTGAACCTCGCGTTGGCGCATTTGCAGCTGGCACGCGCCGAACGAATGCGTGGCAAGACCGAAGAAGCGCGGCGTGCGTACCAGGATTTTCTGGCGCTCTGGAAGGATGCCGATGCGGACCTGGCGCCTTTTCGGGAGGCGAAGGCAGAGTATGCCGCGGTGAGTGAACCGATTCCGGGAAAGCCGTGA
- a CDS encoding ATP-binding protein — MENLADKMASVVLPALESSPIPSWAGDSLVQRSHFNPAWLKLTGRTLAESIGEGWIACVHPDDLLPLRAARTNESEGHAAEYRLRDASGNYRWMRDMATPVTIGDHHGLLGYCIDIEGQKQAEHARRELAERLVTAQEAERARIARELHDDISQSLMILTFQMERAGKPVSNEPGKRHPDAPALADDLREVVRRISKMAHELHSSSLEYLGLSRAIQGACREFSKQWKIPVDCELVDLPQKLDNMTSLCLLRITQEALHNIAKHSRATNVTVQLSSTEDQLKLVIRDNGIGFDVEQAKLAGGIGLLSMRERTNLVHGTLALVSVPGQGATVECSVPFNHDH; from the coding sequence ATGGAAAATCTCGCGGACAAGATGGCGAGTGTGGTTCTGCCGGCCTTGGAAAGCTCACCCATTCCGAGTTGGGCGGGAGACTCGCTCGTGCAACGGAGTCATTTCAATCCCGCCTGGTTAAAACTCACTGGGCGCACCCTCGCGGAGTCCATCGGTGAAGGTTGGATCGCCTGTGTGCATCCTGATGATCTCTTACCCCTGCGAGCGGCGCGTACAAATGAAAGTGAGGGGCATGCCGCCGAGTATCGCCTGAGAGATGCCTCCGGAAACTATCGTTGGATGCGCGATATGGCTACCCCGGTGACGATTGGCGATCATCATGGGCTGCTTGGCTATTGCATCGATATTGAGGGGCAGAAGCAGGCGGAACATGCCCGTCGCGAACTCGCGGAGCGCCTCGTCACCGCTCAGGAAGCCGAGCGTGCCCGCATCGCCCGCGAACTCCACGACGACATCAGTCAGTCCCTCATGATCCTGACCTTCCAGATGGAGCGCGCTGGAAAGCCGGTCTCCAACGAGCCCGGCAAACGCCATCCCGATGCGCCAGCGTTGGCCGATGACCTTCGAGAAGTCGTGCGACGAATCTCGAAGATGGCGCATGAACTGCACTCTTCAAGTCTCGAGTACCTCGGATTGTCCCGTGCCATCCAGGGCGCTTGCCGCGAGTTTTCGAAGCAATGGAAGATACCTGTGGATTGTGAACTCGTCGATCTGCCCCAGAAGCTCGACAACATGACCTCCCTTTGCCTGCTCCGCATTACCCAGGAGGCGCTGCACAACATCGCCAAACACAGCCGCGCCACCAACGTTACGGTTCAGCTCTCTAGCACGGAAGATCAGCTTAAGTTGGTCATTCGCGACAACGGCATCGGTTTCGATGTCGAGCAGGCAAAGCTGGCAGGCGGCATCGGATTGCTGAGTATGCGCGAACGAACCAACCTCGTTCACGGTACTCTCGCGCTCGTCTCAGTCCCCGGCCAGGGAGCCACCGTTGAATGTTCCGTGCCGTTCAATCATGACCATTGA
- a CDS encoding SDR family oxidoreductase, translating into MKVFVTGATGFVGSAVVRELLDAGHKVLGLARSDANAEALKAAGAEVHCGSLEDAESLRSGAAQADGVIHCAFIHDFANYGPAAEKDRVAIIALGEALAGSKRPLIVTSGTLLVERKGEFATEDEGSTSNFPRKSEDAATALAERGVHASVVRLPPSVHGDGDHGFVPMLGKIAKEKGAAAYVGDGSNRWPAVHRLDAARLYRLALEKASVGARYHAIGDAGVPFRQIAEVIGRRLKVAAVSKSVEEAAQHFGWMAMFAGIDGPASSAKTEAALGWRAQQPGLIQDIDRPEYFGL; encoded by the coding sequence ATGAAGGTTTTTGTTACAGGCGCGACGGGATTTGTGGGCTCGGCAGTAGTGCGGGAACTGCTTGATGCGGGACACAAAGTGCTGGGGTTGGCGCGGTCGGACGCGAATGCAGAGGCGCTGAAAGCGGCAGGCGCGGAGGTGCATTGCGGGTCGCTGGAGGACGCGGAGAGTTTGCGCAGCGGGGCCGCCCAAGCAGATGGAGTGATCCACTGTGCGTTCATCCATGATTTCGCGAATTACGGACCGGCGGCGGAGAAAGATCGCGTTGCGATTATCGCGTTGGGTGAGGCGCTGGCGGGATCGAAGCGCCCGCTGATCGTGACGTCGGGGACGCTGCTGGTGGAGCGGAAGGGCGAGTTCGCGACCGAGGACGAGGGGTCGACTTCCAACTTTCCGCGGAAGTCGGAAGATGCGGCGACGGCGCTTGCGGAGCGCGGGGTGCATGCATCCGTAGTGCGGTTGCCGCCCAGCGTGCACGGCGATGGCGACCACGGCTTCGTGCCGATGCTTGGAAAGATCGCGAAAGAGAAGGGCGCGGCTGCGTATGTGGGAGATGGTTCGAACCGCTGGCCAGCGGTGCATCGACTGGACGCGGCGCGGTTGTACCGGCTGGCGCTGGAAAAGGCATCAGTGGGAGCAAGGTATCACGCGATCGGGGATGCGGGTGTTCCCTTCCGCCAGATTGCCGAAGTTATCGGAAGGCGGCTTAAGGTTGCCGCGGTCTCGAAATCGGTTGAAGAAGCGGCACAACATTTTGGGTGGATGGCCATGTTCGCGGGCATTGACGGCCCGGCATCGAGTGCGAAGACGGAAGCGGCATTGGGCTGGCGCGCACAACAGCCGGGACTTATTCAAGACATCGATAGGCCGGAATATTTCGGCCTGTAG
- a CDS encoding TetR/AcrR family transcriptional regulator encodes MPTKTSKPAPRKPRTDALRNRERLLEIAKEAFTRHGADASLDDIAKEAGVGPGTLYRHFPTRDDLICAVYQSEVEKLAAAERRFSETKPPVDALRAWMLLFVDYIAAKHIIAPALNSMVGGPSKLYECSRGLIEGAINSLVKRAVESGDIRKDIVPFDLLRALIGVANVATTPDWQQSAKRLVDILITGSRPAR; translated from the coding sequence ATGCCAACCAAGACTTCCAAGCCCGCGCCTCGCAAGCCCCGCACGGACGCGCTCCGCAATCGCGAGCGCCTCCTCGAAATCGCCAAAGAGGCCTTCACCCGCCATGGCGCCGACGCCAGTCTCGACGACATCGCCAAAGAAGCCGGCGTTGGACCGGGTACGCTCTACCGACACTTTCCTACCCGCGATGACCTGATCTGCGCGGTCTATCAGAGCGAGGTCGAGAAGCTCGCCGCCGCCGAGCGTCGCTTCAGCGAAACCAAGCCCCCGGTCGACGCCCTGCGCGCGTGGATGCTGCTCTTCGTGGATTACATCGCCGCCAAGCACATCATCGCTCCTGCGCTAAACTCGATGGTCGGCGGTCCCTCGAAGCTCTATGAATGTTCGCGCGGCCTCATCGAGGGCGCCATCAACTCTCTCGTGAAACGAGCTGTCGAGAGTGGCGACATCCGCAAAGACATCGTGCCCTTCGATCTCCTCCGCGCGCTCATCGGAGTCGCCAACGTCGCCACCACCCCCGATTGGCAACAAAGCGCCAAGCGCCTGGTAGACATCCTCATCACCGGCTCGCGCCCCGCACGCTAG
- a CDS encoding diacylglycerol/lipid kinase family protein, which translates to MRVIALLGPRADEALVKKFDLPGVNIFTGNDMDPTDRPGAAIVLGGDGTLHRHLAPLVESRTPFLHVPLGGGNDIARSLGIHSVHDALNAWKKFVSAGTNVREIDAGTITHLKSELPDEPLQSDDAWTRELEASQLDPANHLAVLGPKIMESQLRHLIEQRQHLAALPSYFCGVAGVGFDSEANRRANNMTSWLRRHGGYTLAAARTLFSYKPARITVSLPAPKWAPTDDGWVAKIDEPALLCAVGNTSSYGGGMRLTAKAEMDDGELDVCFVRGVGPLTVLRFFRRVFSGTHLSLKYIEYLQTDRLRISTEKPMPIYADGEYVCETPVELTVVPRALRAIGP; encoded by the coding sequence TTGCGTGTCATTGCCCTCCTCGGTCCGCGTGCCGACGAGGCCCTCGTTAAGAAATTCGACTTGCCGGGCGTCAACATCTTTACCGGCAACGATATGGATCCCACCGACCGTCCGGGCGCAGCCATCGTCCTTGGCGGCGACGGCACCCTCCATCGTCACCTCGCCCCTCTGGTCGAAAGCCGCACGCCGTTTCTGCACGTACCGCTTGGCGGCGGCAACGACATCGCGCGCTCCCTCGGCATTCACAGCGTCCACGACGCCCTCAATGCCTGGAAGAAGTTCGTCAGCGCGGGCACCAACGTTCGCGAAATTGATGCCGGCACCATCACCCACTTGAAATCCGAGCTTCCCGACGAGCCCCTCCAGTCCGACGACGCCTGGACCCGCGAACTCGAAGCCAGCCAACTCGATCCCGCGAACCATCTCGCAGTCCTCGGCCCCAAGATCATGGAGTCGCAGCTCCGTCACCTCATCGAGCAGCGCCAGCATCTTGCCGCGTTGCCGAGCTATTTCTGCGGTGTCGCCGGCGTCGGCTTCGATAGTGAAGCCAACCGCCGCGCTAACAATATGACGTCATGGCTGCGGCGCCACGGTGGCTACACGCTGGCGGCCGCACGCACTCTCTTCTCCTACAAGCCCGCGCGCATCACGGTCTCGCTCCCCGCGCCCAAGTGGGCGCCCACCGACGATGGCTGGGTCGCGAAAATCGACGAACCCGCCTTGCTCTGCGCTGTCGGCAACACTTCTAGCTACGGTGGAGGCATGCGCCTCACCGCGAAGGCCGAAATGGACGACGGAGAACTTGACGTCTGCTTCGTTCGCGGCGTGGGCCCGTTGACCGTCCTGCGCTTCTTCCGGCGCGTCTTTTCGGGAACGCATCTCTCGCTCAAATACATCGAGTACCTCCAGACCGACCGCCTTAGGATTTCCACCGAGAAGCCCATGCCGATCTATGCCGATGGAGAATATGTCTGCGAGACGCCGGTAGAACTGACAGTCGTTCCGCGGGCTTTGCGGGCAATTGGCCCTTAG
- a CDS encoding rhodanese-like domain-containing protein, with the protein MFKLIETSELSGGEQIVDVRTPSEFATGHIAQAVNVPLDQIESRIQDVDPGPIVLVCKGGTRAKIAANLIAPCRSDVAVLAGGMDAWYRAGNSVVVNAKTRWSLERQVRFGAGVLVLAGVVASLTVHPRFVFLSAFVGAGLTFAGLTDFCAMGELLARMPWNRGSKLSAIRNGNGTVCTVKD; encoded by the coding sequence ATGTTCAAGCTGATCGAAACGTCAGAACTATCGGGAGGTGAGCAGATTGTGGATGTTCGTACGCCATCCGAGTTCGCGACAGGGCACATTGCGCAGGCGGTGAATGTGCCGCTGGACCAGATCGAGTCACGCATTCAGGACGTTGATCCAGGGCCGATCGTTTTGGTGTGCAAAGGCGGCACCCGCGCAAAGATCGCGGCGAACTTGATCGCGCCTTGCCGCAGCGATGTAGCGGTGCTGGCCGGCGGCATGGATGCGTGGTATCGCGCGGGAAATTCGGTGGTGGTAAACGCGAAGACGCGGTGGTCATTGGAACGCCAGGTGCGGTTTGGGGCAGGGGTTCTTGTGCTCGCGGGAGTGGTGGCGTCGTTGACCGTGCATCCCCGGTTTGTGTTTCTGAGCGCCTTCGTTGGGGCGGGGCTGACGTTTGCGGGATTGACGGACTTCTGCGCGATGGGTGAACTACTGGCAAGGATGCCGTGGAACCGCGGCTCCAAGCTGAGTGCAATTCGGAACGGGAACGGTACGGTTTGCACAGTGAAGGATTGA
- a CDS encoding PilZ domain-containing protein — translation MPVNVLVCGTTAEAQLVREGLANLGIDSFACADAGAALARLRRRKYAAIVVDTSAESMGNGFLTTIRELPSTRSSIVIAVSSAEESRLSFKRGANLVLEQPLSDSSIARGLRVAHSLMLREQDRYRRLKVDLPANIDVGGGRVTEASVANLSEGGMAIQLPCQVASGTAIGWALNLPGESKHLAGIGNVVWSDDTGKAGVMFTGLTGSDKEMLSRWLRRQ, via the coding sequence ATGCCCGTGAATGTCCTGGTTTGTGGAACGACTGCCGAGGCGCAACTGGTACGAGAAGGCCTGGCCAACCTGGGCATTGACAGCTTTGCATGTGCCGATGCTGGCGCCGCGCTGGCGCGCCTGCGGCGCAGGAAATATGCAGCAATCGTGGTAGACACCTCCGCCGAATCCATGGGGAATGGGTTCCTCACGACGATTCGCGAACTTCCCTCGACGCGCAGTTCGATCGTGATCGCGGTCTCGTCCGCGGAAGAATCGCGACTGAGTTTTAAGCGCGGTGCCAATCTCGTCCTCGAACAACCGTTGAGTGACTCAAGTATCGCGCGAGGACTGCGAGTCGCGCATTCATTGATGCTGCGCGAGCAGGACCGTTATCGGCGCTTGAAAGTAGATCTGCCCGCAAACATTGATGTGGGCGGCGGGAGAGTTACTGAGGCTTCGGTTGCCAACTTGAGTGAAGGTGGCATGGCGATCCAACTTCCCTGCCAGGTCGCGAGCGGAACTGCGATCGGTTGGGCACTCAATTTGCCGGGTGAATCCAAGCATCTGGCAGGGATCGGTAATGTGGTGTGGAGCGACGACACGGGCAAGGCCGGTGTGATGTTCACCGGGCTTACGGGTAGCGATAAAGAGATGTTGTCGCGGTGGCTGCGGAGGCAGTAG
- a CDS encoding OsmC family protein, with protein MEVTVNHLGSVQFEIKARQHTIVCDQPAENGGFDEGMTPPELMLASLASCAGFYAAQYLKKFKLATEGTKVRVTAEKLKEPPRLGIFTIEVDAPVELSEEHRAGVERAVHHCLIHNTLLHPPKIELVVKSLSAV; from the coding sequence ATGGAAGTCACAGTCAATCATCTGGGAAGCGTGCAGTTCGAAATCAAGGCGCGGCAGCACACCATCGTATGCGACCAACCAGCAGAGAATGGCGGGTTCGATGAAGGGATGACGCCGCCGGAACTGATGCTGGCATCGCTGGCATCCTGCGCCGGATTTTACGCAGCGCAATATTTAAAGAAGTTCAAGCTGGCGACCGAGGGAACGAAAGTCCGGGTGACGGCCGAGAAGTTGAAGGAACCGCCGCGGTTGGGAATATTCACGATCGAAGTGGATGCGCCAGTGGAACTCAGTGAGGAGCATCGGGCGGGCGTGGAGCGGGCAGTGCATCATTGCCTGATTCACAACACGCTGTTGCATCCGCCGAAGATTGAGTTGGTGGTGAAGAGTTTGTCGGCAGTGTAG
- a CDS encoding RNA polymerase sigma factor: MDFEELANEHKDAVYRQMIRVCGNREDAEDVLIEALLKAYRNLEKLRDAEAFRGWLAIIARRICWQVKEQHALAPLLQLSALEDEGRQIASPEEPADAKLAMRQMKSVMAAALAALPPVDREVYELRDIQELPGEEVAQRLKISLSAMKSRLHRARRGLREQIDAALTGK; encoded by the coding sequence ATGGATTTTGAGGAGCTCGCGAACGAGCACAAAGACGCCGTCTATCGGCAGATGATCCGGGTATGCGGTAATCGCGAAGACGCGGAAGACGTGCTGATCGAGGCTTTGCTCAAGGCATATCGCAACCTTGAGAAGTTGCGGGATGCGGAGGCATTCCGCGGATGGCTGGCGATTATTGCGCGAAGGATTTGCTGGCAGGTGAAGGAGCAACACGCGCTCGCACCGCTGCTGCAGCTCTCGGCGCTCGAGGATGAAGGCAGGCAGATTGCGTCGCCGGAAGAGCCAGCGGATGCGAAGTTGGCGATGCGGCAGATGAAGAGTGTAATGGCAGCGGCGTTGGCGGCGCTGCCGCCAGTGGACCGCGAAGTTTACGAGTTGCGCGATATCCAGGAGTTGCCGGGCGAGGAAGTGGCACAGCGGTTGAAGATTTCGTTATCGGCGATGAAGTCGCGGCTGCATCGGGCGCGACGTGGGTTGCGCGAGCAGATCGATGCGGCGTTAACAGGGAAGTAG
- a CDS encoding ABC transporter ATP-binding protein, with amino-acid sequence MTLQIRHVAKAYGRNVAVSDVSFSISQGEIVGLVGPNGADKSTTMRVILGLITANGGEILADEISLNKSRVEFLRRVSGTVDAAPRYPMLNARRHLEYVARVAGVDVEESVRSALSGAGLADDSKRSSQFSTRMKQRLSIAMSLIGSPQYLVLDEPTNGLDPIGVIEFRALLRRLANERGIGILLSSHLLHEIERVCDRVVSIQSGKIIAETSLRDTPIKPVLRVKTSNQSALLTLLGTLDYVASHQSSETDVRVCLEGPREADLAKSIVLAGLGLLEMRHDEGGLEQQYIEQFSREGVCNA; translated from the coding sequence ATGACATTGCAAATCAGGCACGTTGCGAAAGCCTATGGACGAAACGTTGCGGTATCTGACGTGTCTTTTTCGATATCCCAAGGTGAAATCGTCGGATTGGTCGGCCCCAACGGAGCAGATAAGTCAACGACCATGCGCGTTATCCTCGGCCTGATCACCGCAAACGGCGGCGAAATACTGGCCGATGAAATATCTCTCAACAAAAGTCGCGTTGAGTTTCTTCGGAGGGTCAGTGGCACTGTGGACGCCGCGCCAAGATACCCGATGTTGAACGCACGCCGTCACCTGGAATATGTGGCGCGTGTCGCTGGAGTCGATGTGGAGGAGAGCGTTCGTTCTGCTCTTTCCGGCGCCGGTCTAGCTGATGACTCAAAGCGCAGCTCACAATTTTCGACCAGAATGAAGCAGAGGCTCAGCATAGCGATGTCACTGATCGGCTCCCCTCAGTATCTCGTTCTGGATGAACCGACAAATGGACTTGATCCAATTGGAGTAATAGAGTTTCGTGCGTTGCTTCGACGGCTGGCGAATGAGCGAGGAATTGGCATTCTCCTCTCAAGCCACCTGCTCCACGAAATTGAACGCGTATGCGATCGAGTTGTATCGATTCAGTCTGGCAAGATCATTGCCGAGACGAGTCTTCGAGACACACCAATCAAACCGGTATTGCGCGTGAAAACCTCGAATCAATCCGCGCTCCTGACGCTACTGGGAACACTCGACTATGTAGCGAGTCATCAGAGCTCCGAGACTGATGTCCGAGTGTGCCTAGAGGGGCCAAGGGAAGCGGACTTGGCCAAATCTATTGTGCTCGCTGGACTCGGATTGCTTGAAATGCGACACGACGAAGGCGGATTAGAACAGCAATATATCGAGCAGTTTTCGAGGGAAGGCGTCTGCAATGCGTAG